The sequence TATTGATAAGACTTTACTCTAACAAACTTTGTAGCGGAAAATAAACCAGTCAGAATGACGGGAGACAGTTTGGCTACGGGTATATACTGAGAACAAAGTCATGAAATCAACAGATAGCCTATTAATATCTCTTTACCAGAAAGGAGACGAAGAAGCATTGTCAACCCTTATACATCGTCATCAGAAAGACCTCTTTTCGTTTATTCTCTATAAGATAAACGATGAAGATTTGGCAAATGATGTTTTCCAAGATACTTTTATCAAAATCATTATTATGCTGAAAGAAGGGCGCTATAATGAGGAAGGAAAATTTATTCTTTGGGCAAAAAGAATTGCACAAAATTTAATTATCGATCATTTCAGAGCAAAATCCAAAAACGTAAAAGTTTCGGAGACCACTTTTGATAATGATGAGTTTTCTATTTTTGATTTAATCAGAGAGCCTTCAGAAAATATTGAAGATCAGTTGGTCAGTATGCAGATTCAGGAAGATTTGCTGAAAATGCTGCAGTTTTTACCACAGAATCAACAAGAGGTGATAAAACTCAGGTTTTTTGACGGACTAAGTTTTAAAGAGATTGCAGATCATACAGATATGAGCATTAATACGACTTTGGGGCGTGTTCGCTATGCTTTGATTAACCTACGAAAAATCATGGAAGAAAATAATATTGTCTTAACGAGATAATAATTCACAATGTTTCACGTTTTAAAGAAAAAACATTTTTTGCCTATGAAAAATAACGATTCTTTAAAAATTAAAAGTTTGAAACCCAAAAAACAAACCATTGATTTTTTACTTAGTTTCTCAAAAAGTCTTGACGTTGTAAAGATTAAGAATAATCATTATCACGTTTCAAAAAATTAATCATTAATTTTGTGCTGTATGGAAATTCAGCACATTTTTTTTGACCTCGACAATACCCTTTGGGATCACCGCAAGAACGCATATCTTACCATTAAAGACCTTTTCGGAAAAGAAGAAATTACCTTAAAATACAATATAGATTTTGAAGAGTTTCATTCTGTGTATCACAAGATTAACGAAAAACTGTGGGAACAAATAAGAGATGGTGAAATTGATAAAGAGTATCTGAGAAAACATAGATTTTACGATACATTTAAACGTTTTGGGATTGATGATTTGGAATTGTCTATGTTTTTTGAAGAACATTTTTTAGATAAAATTCTAAATTACAACCACCTGGTTGAAGGCGCAGAATATATTTTAGATTATTTAAAAGCTAAAAATTACAAACTTCATATTATTTCAAACGGTTTTCAGGAAGTGACCGAGAGAAAATGTATTTTGTCTGGTATTGATCATTATTTTAATACGATTACCAGTGCAGATTCTGTTGGTGTAAGAAAACCAAATCCAACGATTTTTGAGTATTCTTTAGGTCTTGCTAAGGCTCAGAAAGAAGAAAGTATTCTGATTGGTGACGATTGGATTGCAGATGTTGTAGGAGCGCAGAATTTCGGAATAGATGTTATTTTCTTTGATGTTTTAAATGAAAATCCGGAGCAGGAAAATTTAAAAGTGATTAAGCATCTTTTACAGATCAAAGAATATTTATAAAAAATTGCTTTTGTGGTTCATTCCTAATTCTTTCCTAAATTAATATAGAATTTTGCTTCATAATAACGAACAAAAAAATTTATATTATGAGAAAATTAAAAAAAATCACAGGAGCATTTACTCTTATTTTCCTATTAATGGCGGGCTTTGTTTTTGCACAGGAGAAAGTAATAAGCGCAAACCAACTGCCAAAAACTGCCAAAAACTTTCTAGCTGTCAATTTTAAAGGAGTTGCCGCAGGTTCTGTAATTGAAGACCGTGAAATTTATGGTGTTGACGAATATAAAGTACGTTTGGGCAACGGAATAAAAGTTGAATTTGACAGCAAAGGAAACTGGAAAGAGGTGGACGGTGAGCATCAGAAAGTCCCTTACGGATTTATTCCTGTCAATATAAGAAACTACGTGGCCAAAAGTTTTCCCAATACCCAGATTACTAAAATAGAAAGAAAAAGCTGGTCATATAAAGCCGAACTTTCTAACGGAATAGATCTTGAATTCGATAAAAACGGAAATTTTAAACGAATTGATGATTAATAACGAAAATTATACACCAACAAATAAAGACAAATTCTTAAAGGATAAACAGCCTCCTGTAGTCAGGAGGTTGTAATTTTATATATTTGATAGAGCTTAATTATAAATGCAGATATGAAGATTTTAATTATAGAAGATGAGCCGGAATTAAGAAATGTGGTGAAAAGTTTTCTTGAAACAGAACATTTTATCGTAGAATATGCTGATGATTATCAATCGGGATTAGAAAAGATCATTTCTTATGAATATGACTGTATTCTTCTGGATATAATGCTCCCGGACGGAAACGGGATGGATCTTCTGAAGGAAATTAAAAGCATGCACAAAAAAGATCCTGTAATCATTTTATCTGCGAAAGATTCTGTAGATGATAAAGTGAACGGATTGGAAATCGGAGCAGACGACTATCTCGCTAAACCTTTTCATCTGGCGGAATTGATGGCTAGAATTAAATCTGTCATCAGACGAAAAAATCAGGATGGAGAAAATACAATTAGCTATAAAAATATTCACATCGACCCGGAAAGCAGAATAGTGAAGATCAATAATAATGAATTGATCCTTAATCGTAAAGAATATGATCTTCTCTATTATTTTGTTATAAATCCTGAAAAAACATTGCAGAAAACAATGCTTGCAGAAGCAATTTGGGGAGATTATATTGATCAGGCAGACAGTCTGGACTTTATTTATTCTCAAATAAAAAATCTTCGTAAAAAATTGAAAGAATTCAAATCTGAAGCTGATTTTCAGGCTGTTTATGGGATTGGTTATAAATTTATTTAATGAAAGTTTCTCTAAAATATTATACAATAAAGTACCTCATCACGATCTTATTATTGATCATTGCTGTTTGGGCTGCGTTGTTTTACGCTTATATTTTAGATGAAGTGTATGATAATGTAGATGATGGCTTAAAAAACAGGAAAATACAAATTATTAAGGCGGTATATCTTGACGAAAATTTGTTGCGAAATAATGAATTTGGCTTTAATGAGTTTAAGATAAATCCTATTTCTGCGTCAGAATATAAAGATAAAAACAGTCTGTATAATAAAATGTATTATATGGAATATGATGATGAAGAACAGCCATACCGGGTTCTTAAAACTGATTTTATAGACCAGTTTGGAAAACATCAGCAGCTTATCATCAGAACGTCTACTGTAGAGGAAGATGAGTTGGTATACGACCTTACAACAGCATTGATTGTTCTGTATCTTCTCTTGGTAGTAAGTATTGTTGCCGTTAATGGATTTCTGCTTCATAAAGCTATGCAACCGTTTTATTTAATTTTAGATAAGCTTAAAAAATACCAGTTTGGTGCTTCTTCTTTTAATGAACCTCAAAATTATTCCATAAAAGAATTTGAGGAGTTAAATATTGAAATTAATGAAATGATCGAGCGCAATGAACTCGTTTTTCATCAGCAGAAACAGTTTATAGAAAATGCCTCTCACGAACTGCAGACTCCATTGGCAATTGTGATTAATAAAATTGACTTATCAATTCAAAATGGTGAGCTCGATAAGAAAAATCTCAACTTTTTGAATGATGTAAAAAATGATCTCAGAAGAATGGCTGGATTGAATAAATCTTTGTTAATGCTTTCCAAGATTGAAAATAATCAGTTTAATAAAATATCCAATGTCAATTTTAATGTATTGATCAACGATTTGGTGAAAAGCTATGAAGATTTTATTGAATATAAAAAGATCGATCTCAATGTGGTTGAAAAAGAGGTTTTTGAAGCAGCTTTTGATCCTGATCTTGTCAATATTCTTCTTTCAAATTTACTTAAAAATGCAGTAAAATATAACAACCAAAACGGAATTATTAATATTATCACAGAAAAAGAAAGACTAATATTTCAAAATACAGGCTCAGAAATTCCTTTAGATAAATCTCAGATTTTTAATCGTTTTTATAAACAAGGTTCAGATCAGGGATCTACAGGATTGGGACTGTCTATCATTAAGACTATTATAAAACAATATCCGCAATGGGATGTTACATATGAATTTGATGATGGTATGCATTATTTTATTCTTTCGAAAAATTAATACACAATTAAAAAACAAAAGCCTTTCAACGTGAAAGGCTTTCCTATATTTAAAAAGTTTAAATTAAATTCCCAAACTTTCTCTTACTCTCTGAATGGTCTGTGTGGCGATTGCTCTCGTTTTTTCTGCTCCTTCCTGAAGTTTTGCTTCTAGTTCATCAAGATTGTTCATGTAGTAAGAAAACAATTCTCTTTCTTTTTCAAATCTTGTTAGAATTAAATCGAAAAGTTCTTTTTTAGCATGACCGTAACCAAAATTTCCGGCTAGATATTTGGCTCTCAATTCTTCAGTTTGTTCAGGTGTAGCAATTAATTCAAAAATAGCAAAAGTCTTATCTGTAGACGGATCTTTTGGCTCTTCTAAAGATTTAGAATCACTTTCTATACTCATTACCTGTTTTTTCAATTCCTTTTCAGGCAAGAAAATATTGATGATGTTTCCTCTGGATTTAGACATTTTGTGTCCATCAAGTCCTGGAACATATTTGGTGTCTTCCTGCAATTCAGCTTGAGGTAAAACCAAAACTTCTCCCATTTGATTATTAAATCTTGAGGCAACGTCACGGGCAATTTCAAGGTGTTGAAGCTGGTCTTTTCCTACAGGAACGATCTCTGCGTCGTACAATAAGATATCTGCCGCCATCAAAATCGGATAGGTAAATAATCCAGCATTAACATCTTGTAAACGATCTGCTTTATCTTTAAAAGAATGCGCTAAGGTCAGTCTCTGATAAGGAAAAAAACATGATAAATGCCAAGATAGTTCACAGGTTTCAGGGATGTCGCTCTGTCTGTAAAAGAATGTTTTTTCAGTATCCAATCCGCAGGCAAGCCAAGCTGCAGCAATTTCGTAGGTATTGTTTTTAAGTTCTTTTGCGTCTTTGATCTGCGTAAGTGAGTGCAGATTCGCAATAAATAAAAATGATTCGTTTCCTGCTTGCTTTGATAGCTCAATCGCAGGAATAATAGCACCCAAAAGGTTTCCAAGGTGCGGAGTTCCGGTGGCTTGTATGCCGGTAAGAATTCTTGACATTTGTTTAAAATTGTTTGTGCAAAAATAGGGAAAATTTAGAATTTATCTTGTTCAAAACTACCGTAGAGTAATATAAAATTATCTCTATTAAAAAAGTTAGTTCTGTTCAAATTTAGAAGAATTATTTCTTCAACTCAATTGTGTATTTAAAAGTTAAAACCTTTAAATGCCAGAGTGTTAAGGTCTGTTCTGCTGAGATGATATCGTTTTGTGAACCAATAATCAAACGGTCACGGAATGAACTGATGAATTGCGACCAATAATCACCCTTAGAATCTTTTAGTAAAAAATAAAACCCGGCATCACCAAATTTTTTTCCTGAAGAATCTAAAATCAATTCCCCATTTTCTCCAATACTTGGATTCATCAACACTGTTGCATTCCCATTGGGAAGGGGGAAAACGGCTTTTACACAGGTTTTTCCTGAAGGTAAATTGCTAATTCCATAAACGCCAGAATAGATCACTTGTCCGCTGGATTTAATAGAGCGAAACCAAAATGTATATTTGATTTCATTGGTATTTACATCAATAAGGTTGATAATCTCACTTTTTAAAAATTCTGAGTCATCAATGTTTTTAGTCGGAATATTTAATTGATTGATTCTGTTGCTGAATAATTTATTAATCAAAATCCCGAAAAGTTTGAAAAACGGATTCCAATGTACAGAAAATTGCAAGTTGTAATTGTCTGTTTTTTCATAAAACTCAATCACACTTTTAGATAAATTAGAAAATTCAGCTTCAGATAAATTCAATTTCTGCATTGCGGGGATAATGCCTTTTGCTTTAGAATCTTTTTGAATAATTAAATTTTCTTTTTCCGCAAATTTGTGAATGAAATCTTCACCAATTGCATCCAGATTTCCAAACGGTCCCATCAGCCAAGGAAAATCTTCTGGCTTTATTTTTCTTCCACGCAGAATCACCCATTGCTGAGTCATCCAATCCTGAAACTTCTGCATCGGATAAGCGAATCTCATTTAATTACTTTTGAGATTTGGAATAATGTTGCGTCGTCCGTTCCATTCACCAAATTCCGAGATGGGTTTGAAGCGCAACGTTGTAAATTCAAAATGAAAATCTTTTCGATTTCTTTCTTTCATTGCATCAGCGTGTCTTTCTGGCTTTGGAACTTTGCTGTGTCCATGAACCATATCGGTCATTTCTTTCTGCGTTTTCCAAATTGAAAAAGTAGAAACGGTATTTGGAAATTTAATGGAAGCTAAAGACAAGGTAGTTGCAGGATTATCTCTAACCAATTTCTCAACCGGTCTTCCCCAATGAATAAATCTTGGGATTTGCAGAAATTTCATTCGTGCAATAGTGACAGCGACAACTGGAGAATCAGGATTTTCAAATTCTAAAGTTTCATCCGGAATTTCAAACTTATTGAATTTCCCCCATTTTCTCATAAAAGTTAATCTCGTATGCCAACCTTTAGATAAGATTTTTCCAAAATTATTTTTAGCTAAAAAATTATCAACATCACTTTCATTTTCCCATTGAGCAAACACTGCGATTTGTCTTATCAGCATTCGTGAAGGTGAAAATATAGCAGAACCAAGCGTCATTGCGGTCATACATTCTGCATGAATCAAACCCGGAGTGTTTTTTGGCTTTGGTGAAAACAAAAGAATTCTAAGCGCAGAAAAGTAGTTTGTTTTTACTAAATGATAAGTGAAGACGCTCATTTTTCTCAAGAGTATTTATTAGTTTTTATATTAAATTTAAAAAAACTAAGGAATTAAAATTTTATCTCCACCAAACTTCGGTTCAACTCCAAAAATGAAATCCCAGAAAACCTTTGCTCGCGCCAGTTTTTCTCTCGCATTGGTTTTAAAGCCGGCATATTTATTCACATCTGCAGCATTGTAACCGAATGCTTCAATTCCATTTTTTCTGGCAAGAAAAACGGCTCTCTCATTGTGAAACTTCTGTGAAATAATGATGTAAGAATTTTGCCCGAAAATTTCTTTCGCCCGAACGACTGAGTCTAAAGTTCTGAAGCCTGCAAAATCTTCAAAGACTCTTTCTGCAGGAACTCCGGCTTTGATCAGCTCGTTTTTCATTTCTTCAGGTTCATTATAATCCTTTTGAGAATTATCTCCGCTTACAATAATGTTTTGAATCTTCCCGGATTTATATAAGTCTGCGGCGGCTTTTATTCTGTTAAAAAAGTATGCATTCGGATTTCCGTTTGAAAGCGTTTTGCTCGTTCCAAGGAGAAGTCCTGTTTTCTCGGTAGGTAGTTTTGAAAGATCTGAAGTAACGAAATTTTCCGCCTGATCTTTAATGGTGAAGTTTGACCAGATGACAAAAATAATTCCTGCCACAAAAAGTAGCAGGAAGATTTTGAGTGTATTTTTTATAATTCTTTTCATACATTTTAAACCCTAAAAGGTTTCATAAAAGTATGAAATATTTTAAAATTCTAATCCATTCGGGAAAGCTTTCTTTCTGAAAATCAATAAAAATGCGGCACCCACAGTTATTGCAGAATCGGCAACATTGAAAATGTATTTGAAGAATTCGAAGTGCTTACCTCCAATTAACGGCCAGCTTTCGGGAGCAGTCCAGTCTACCAAAGGAAAATGAAGCATATCAACCACGCAACCTTTCATAAATGTAGAGTAACCCTCACCGAAAGGAACTAATTTAGAAACTCCGCCGTAACCAATCCATTGATTAACGCTTTCATCATAAACCATCCCGCTGTCGAAAATTAATCCGTAAAACATTCCGTCTATAAGATTTCCAATAGCTCCGGCAAAAATAATGGACATTGGAATAATCAGATAATTAGATTCACCTCTTGCCAACCATTTTTTAAACAGATAAACCATTCCGCCTATCAAGAAAATACGAACGATGACCAGAAAATATTTGCCAAGCATTCCTCCAAAATGAAAGCCATAAGCCATTCCTGGATTTTCGACAAAAGTTAATTTAAAACCTGGAAAAACAGAAACACTGTCATTAAGGCTAAAATTAGTTTTAATATAAATTTTTGATGCCTGATCGATCAATAAAATAAGAAAAGTGATAAGTGCAATCTTCTTCATTACAAATTCGGCTTTGGTTTGTCTTTAAAGTTTCTTACAGGCTTATCTTTTTTCACTGCAGGAGTACGAGGTTCAAAAGTTTGAGTTTTTGCGCCTCTTGTGTGAAATTTTTCGTAACGAATTCCCATATCTTTCATCACGCTTTTCAGCGCATTCAGCTCCATTTGGTTTTTGGGGTGTACAATTAATGCTTCCATTTTAATTTATTTGAAACGTTGGTGAAGCCTAAAGCTTCACCAACGCTTTATGTTTAATGTTAATGCTTAGAAA comes from Chryseobacterium sp. 3008163 and encodes:
- a CDS encoding RNA polymerase sigma factor; its protein translation is MKSTDSLLISLYQKGDEEALSTLIHRHQKDLFSFILYKINDEDLANDVFQDTFIKIIIMLKEGRYNEEGKFILWAKRIAQNLIIDHFRAKSKNVKVSETTFDNDEFSIFDLIREPSENIEDQLVSMQIQEDLLKMLQFLPQNQQEVIKLRFFDGLSFKEIADHTDMSINTTLGRVRYALINLRKIMEENNIVLTR
- a CDS encoding YjjG family noncanonical pyrimidine nucleotidase, with amino-acid sequence MEIQHIFFDLDNTLWDHRKNAYLTIKDLFGKEEITLKYNIDFEEFHSVYHKINEKLWEQIRDGEIDKEYLRKHRFYDTFKRFGIDDLELSMFFEEHFLDKILNYNHLVEGAEYILDYLKAKNYKLHIISNGFQEVTERKCILSGIDHYFNTITSADSVGVRKPNPTIFEYSLGLAKAQKEESILIGDDWIADVVGAQNFGIDVIFFDVLNENPEQENLKVIKHLLQIKEYL
- a CDS encoding PepSY-like domain-containing protein, with the translated sequence MRKLKKITGAFTLIFLLMAGFVFAQEKVISANQLPKTAKNFLAVNFKGVAAGSVIEDREIYGVDEYKVRLGNGIKVEFDSKGNWKEVDGEHQKVPYGFIPVNIRNYVAKSFPNTQITKIERKSWSYKAELSNGIDLEFDKNGNFKRIDD
- a CDS encoding response regulator transcription factor; this encodes MKILIIEDEPELRNVVKSFLETEHFIVEYADDYQSGLEKIISYEYDCILLDIMLPDGNGMDLLKEIKSMHKKDPVIILSAKDSVDDKVNGLEIGADDYLAKPFHLAELMARIKSVIRRKNQDGENTISYKNIHIDPESRIVKINNNELILNRKEYDLLYYFVINPEKTLQKTMLAEAIWGDYIDQADSLDFIYSQIKNLRKKLKEFKSEADFQAVYGIGYKFI
- a CDS encoding sensor histidine kinase; translation: MKVSLKYYTIKYLITILLLIIAVWAALFYAYILDEVYDNVDDGLKNRKIQIIKAVYLDENLLRNNEFGFNEFKINPISASEYKDKNSLYNKMYYMEYDDEEQPYRVLKTDFIDQFGKHQQLIIRTSTVEEDELVYDLTTALIVLYLLLVVSIVAVNGFLLHKAMQPFYLILDKLKKYQFGASSFNEPQNYSIKEFEELNIEINEMIERNELVFHQQKQFIENASHELQTPLAIVINKIDLSIQNGELDKKNLNFLNDVKNDLRRMAGLNKSLLMLSKIENNQFNKISNVNFNVLINDLVKSYEDFIEYKKIDLNVVEKEVFEAAFDPDLVNILLSNLLKNAVKYNNQNGIINIITEKERLIFQNTGSEIPLDKSQIFNRFYKQGSDQGSTGLGLSIIKTIIKQYPQWDVTYEFDDGMHYFILSKN
- the trpS gene encoding tryptophan--tRNA ligase, which translates into the protein MSRILTGIQATGTPHLGNLLGAIIPAIELSKQAGNESFLFIANLHSLTQIKDAKELKNNTYEIAAAWLACGLDTEKTFFYRQSDIPETCELSWHLSCFFPYQRLTLAHSFKDKADRLQDVNAGLFTYPILMAADILLYDAEIVPVGKDQLQHLEIARDVASRFNNQMGEVLVLPQAELQEDTKYVPGLDGHKMSKSRGNIINIFLPEKELKKQVMSIESDSKSLEEPKDPSTDKTFAIFELIATPEQTEELRAKYLAGNFGYGHAKKELFDLILTRFEKERELFSYYMNNLDELEAKLQEGAEKTRAIATQTIQRVRESLGI
- a CDS encoding vancomycin high temperature exclusion protein; translated protein: MKRIIKNTLKIFLLLFVAGIIFVIWSNFTIKDQAENFVTSDLSKLPTEKTGLLLGTSKTLSNGNPNAYFFNRIKAAADLYKSGKIQNIIVSGDNSQKDYNEPEEMKNELIKAGVPAERVFEDFAGFRTLDSVVRAKEIFGQNSYIIISQKFHNERAVFLARKNGIEAFGYNAADVNKYAGFKTNAREKLARAKVFWDFIFGVEPKFGGDKILIP
- a CDS encoding lipoprotein signal peptidase, with protein sequence MKKIALITFLILLIDQASKIYIKTNFSLNDSVSVFPGFKLTFVENPGMAYGFHFGGMLGKYFLVIVRIFLIGGMVYLFKKWLARGESNYLIIPMSIIFAGAIGNLIDGMFYGLIFDSGMVYDESVNQWIGYGGVSKLVPFGEGYSTFMKGCVVDMLHFPLVDWTAPESWPLIGGKHFEFFKYIFNVADSAITVGAAFLLIFRKKAFPNGLEF
- a CDS encoding DUF2683 family protein produces the protein MEALIVHPKNQMELNALKSVMKDMGIRYEKFHTRGAKTQTFEPRTPAVKKDKPVRNFKDKPKPNL